The following proteins are encoded in a genomic region of Rhodoferax aquaticus:
- the glmS gene encoding glutamine--fructose-6-phosphate transaminase (isomerizing), which translates to MCGIVGAISTRNIVPVLVQGLQRLEYRGYDSCGVAVYAQDDKPGLRRARSTSRVAELAEQVQAGDVHGTLGIAHTRWATHGAPAVHNAHPHFSHGPGADAASRPGRIALVHNGIIENHDELRATLKARGYQFDSQTDTEVIAHLVDSLYDGDLFEAVKAACAQLHGAYAIAVFCKDEPHRMIGARAGSPLILGVGADGQEHFLASDAMALAGVTDQIVYLEEGDMVDVQLGKYWLIDKQHAAVSPAQRPVKTVHAHSGAAELGPYRHYMQKEIFEQPRAIADTLEGVEGIVPELFDQQANHAPGANAARVFAQVDSVLILACGTSYYSGCTAKYWIESIAKIPCQVEVASEYRYRDSVPNPNTLVVTITQSGETADTLAALRHAQSLGMKHTLTICNVATSAMVRECSLAYVTRAGVEIGVASTKAFTTQLAGLFLLTLALAQAKGRLSSEDEARHIKAMRHLPAALQAVLALEPQVIAWAEDFAKKENALFLGRGLHYPIAMEGALKLKEITYIHAEAYAAGELKHGPLALVTSEMPVVTVAPNDSLLEKLKSNLHEVRARGGVLYVLADADTRIDSGEGLHVIRMPEHYGELSPLLHVVPLQLLAYHTALARGTDVDKPRNLAKSVTVE; encoded by the coding sequence ATGTGCGGAATCGTTGGTGCTATCTCTACCCGAAACATCGTTCCTGTCTTGGTGCAAGGCCTGCAGCGCTTGGAGTACCGCGGCTATGACTCATGCGGCGTCGCGGTGTACGCACAAGACGACAAGCCCGGTTTGCGCCGCGCACGCAGCACATCGCGCGTCGCCGAGTTGGCCGAGCAGGTGCAAGCCGGCGACGTGCATGGCACATTGGGCATTGCCCACACCCGCTGGGCCACCCACGGTGCGCCTGCGGTGCACAACGCGCACCCCCATTTCAGTCACGGCCCAGGCGCGGATGCCGCCAGCCGCCCAGGCCGCATTGCCTTGGTACACAACGGCATCATTGAAAACCATGACGAACTGCGTGCCACACTCAAAGCCCGTGGCTACCAGTTTGACAGCCAGACCGACACCGAAGTCATCGCCCACTTGGTCGATAGCCTGTATGACGGCGATCTGTTTGAAGCGGTAAAGGCCGCTTGTGCGCAGCTCCACGGTGCGTACGCCATCGCAGTGTTTTGCAAAGACGAACCCCACCGCATGATTGGCGCGCGTGCTGGCTCTCCACTGATCTTGGGTGTGGGCGCGGATGGCCAAGAGCACTTCTTGGCCAGTGACGCCATGGCCTTGGCCGGTGTGACTGACCAAATCGTGTACCTCGAAGAAGGCGACATGGTGGACGTGCAGCTGGGCAAATACTGGCTCATCGACAAACAACACGCCGCAGTGTCCCCCGCTCAACGTCCGGTCAAAACGGTGCATGCGCACAGCGGCGCTGCAGAGTTGGGCCCTTATCGGCACTACATGCAAAAGGAAATTTTTGAGCAGCCGCGCGCTATTGCCGACACCTTGGAAGGTGTGGAAGGCATTGTTCCCGAGCTGTTTGACCAGCAAGCCAACCATGCGCCTGGGGCCAACGCAGCGCGCGTGTTTGCACAGGTGGACTCCGTGCTCATCTTGGCCTGTGGCACCAGCTACTACAGTGGCTGTACCGCCAAATACTGGATCGAGAGCATTGCCAAAATTCCATGCCAGGTCGAAGTGGCCAGTGAATACCGCTACCGCGACTCCGTGCCCAACCCCAACACCCTGGTCGTCACCATCACCCAGTCCGGCGAAACGGCCGACACCTTGGCCGCCTTGCGCCATGCCCAGAGCTTGGGTATGAAACACACGCTGACCATTTGCAACGTGGCGACTAGCGCCATGGTGCGCGAATGCAGCCTGGCCTACGTGACCCGCGCAGGCGTAGAAATTGGCGTGGCCAGCACCAAGGCGTTTACCACCCAGTTGGCAGGCTTGTTCTTGCTCACATTGGCCTTGGCGCAAGCCAAAGGCCGCTTGAGCAGCGAAGACGAAGCACGCCACATCAAAGCCATGCGCCATTTGCCAGCCGCATTGCAGGCGGTGTTGGCGTTAGAGCCGCAGGTCATTGCTTGGGCTGAAGACTTTGCCAAGAAAGAAAATGCCCTTTTCTTAGGCCGTGGCTTGCACTACCCCATTGCCATGGAAGGCGCGCTCAAGCTCAAAGAAATCACCTACATCCACGCCGAAGCCTACGCCGCAGGCGAGCTCAAGCACGGCCCCTTGGCCTTGGTCACCAGCGAAATGCCCGTGGTCACCGTAGCACCGAACGACTCACTGTTGGAAAAGCTCAAGAGCAATCTGCACGAAGTGCGCGCCCGTGGCGGTGTGCTCTACGTGTTGGCCGACGCCGACACCCGCATCGACAGCGGCGAGGGCTTGCACGTGATCCGCATGCCTGAACACTATGGTGAGCTGTCCCCATTGCTGCACGTCGTGCCCTTGCAACTACTGGCGTACCACACTGCCTTGGCTCGCGGAACGGATGTCGACAAGCCCCGTAACTTGGCGAAATCGGTCACGGTGGAGTGA
- a CDS encoding Lrp/AsnC family transcriptional regulator, which produces MEEISLDSIDLQLLAQLQKDAGLSNHALAQRVHTSPPTCLRRVKRLHDLGLIERQVAVLNPEKLAAVLGFGLSAIVEITLDRQDSQSLDQFESRVASDAAVQQCYRVSPGPDFVLVVHTQNMPGYQALVQRLFTQDANVRNVKAFFSVKRSKFGAELPLA; this is translated from the coding sequence ATGGAAGAAATTTCACTCGATAGCATCGACTTGCAGCTTCTCGCCCAACTGCAAAAGGACGCGGGATTAAGCAACCACGCTTTGGCGCAGCGCGTGCACACCTCGCCGCCGACTTGCCTGCGCCGGGTTAAACGATTGCACGACTTAGGGCTTATTGAGCGCCAGGTGGCCGTACTCAACCCGGAGAAACTGGCTGCGGTGCTGGGCTTTGGCCTGAGTGCCATTGTGGAGATCACCCTAGACCGGCAAGACAGCCAATCGCTGGACCAATTTGAAAGCCGCGTCGCTAGCGACGCTGCGGTGCAACAGTGCTACCGCGTGTCACCGGGGCCCGACTTTGTGCTGGTAGTGCACACGCAGAACATGCCCGGCTACCAAGCCTTGGTGCAGCGCTTGTTCACGCAAGACGCCAATGTGCGCAATGTGAAGGCTTTTTTCAGCGTGAAACGCAGCAAGTTTGGAGCAGAGTTGCCACTGGCCTGA
- a CDS encoding sensor histidine kinase, producing MATQVSAQVAQPLALADVLAENAALRAQLAAVRADMHEFTHCVSHDLRANLRHILAYATVIEEDAGPTLAPEVLGHLGTIHHAAKLMGLQMDGLKEFARIAAVVPQPSAVSLGDLVAEVLAHMQAKCSGRLVTWSLANTWPTLHADSALVRQVLTHVVGNAVKFTGATPAAHIDIGWEPCADDASRCTVWVQDNGAGFNSAHKSKLFHVFQRLHSQRSFEGLGMGLALTRKILERHACTAWAEGAEGAGCCVRFTLPLATA from the coding sequence ATGGCTACCCAAGTCAGTGCGCAAGTCGCCCAGCCCTTGGCGCTGGCAGATGTGCTGGCCGAAAACGCTGCGCTGCGCGCGCAGCTGGCTGCGGTCCGAGCCGACATGCATGAGTTCACCCACTGCGTCTCGCACGACTTGCGCGCCAACTTGCGCCACATTTTGGCCTACGCCACCGTGATTGAAGAGGATGCAGGGCCCACGCTGGCCCCTGAAGTGTTGGGGCATTTAGGCACCATCCACCACGCAGCCAAGCTCATGGGCCTGCAGATGGATGGTCTCAAAGAGTTTGCACGAATTGCCGCTGTCGTGCCCCAGCCTAGCGCAGTGTCTTTGGGCGACTTGGTGGCCGAGGTGCTTGCCCACATGCAAGCCAAATGCAGCGGCCGCTTGGTCACGTGGAGCTTGGCCAACACCTGGCCTACCCTGCACGCGGATTCGGCATTGGTGCGCCAAGTGCTCACCCACGTCGTGGGCAACGCCGTCAAGTTCACAGGGGCAACGCCAGCCGCGCACATCGACATAGGCTGGGAGCCATGTGCGGATGACGCCAGCCGCTGCACGGTCTGGGTGCAAGACAACGGCGCTGGCTTTAACTCCGCCCACAAGTCCAAGCTGTTCCACGTTTTTCAGCGTTTGCACAGCCAGCGTAGCTTTGAAGGGTTGGGCATGGGCTTGGCACTGACCCGGAAAATACTGGAGCGCCATGCCTGCACGGCGTGGGCTGAAGGTGCGGAGGGCGCAGGTTGTTGTGTGCGCTTTACCTTGCCCCTTGCAACTGCGTAG
- the glmU gene encoding bifunctional UDP-N-acetylglucosamine diphosphorylase/glucosamine-1-phosphate N-acetyltransferase GlmU — translation MKSKKPKVLHTIAGRPLLKHVLDTAAALLAQKVVVITGHGAMEVEAACATSTGAAADFSLNFVRQEPQLGTGHAVQQAVPALSDDSVVVVLSGDVPLTQADTLFHLIKASGGHQLALLTLEQADPTGYGRIVRAQASADADGAVQAIVEHKDATPEQRRITEIYSGIMAVPAAQLKRWLARLDNKNAQAEYYLTDIVKFAVADGVPVVGYKITDAVQVAGVNSPVQLAELERAYQLQQAHRLMEEGVRLADPARLDVRGDLLCAHDVSIDVNCVFEGQVSLGEGVSIGANCVIANAVIEAGAVIHPFTHIDGEKLGVTVGAGALIGPFARLRPGARLGAEVHIGNFVEVKNSTLAKGAKANHLAYLGDATVGERVNFGAGAITANYDGSNKHRTVIEADVHVGSNSVLVAPLTLGAGGTVGGGSTVTKDTPAGALTVARGKQVSIADWARPQKIAR, via the coding sequence ATGAAGAGCAAAAAACCCAAGGTATTGCACACCATTGCGGGGCGTCCCTTGCTGAAGCACGTGCTGGATACTGCCGCTGCGCTACTGGCCCAGAAAGTGGTGGTCATTACAGGGCATGGTGCTATGGAAGTGGAAGCGGCTTGCGCAACATCCACGGGCGCTGCAGCTGATTTTTCCCTGAATTTTGTGCGCCAAGAGCCACAGTTGGGAACGGGGCACGCCGTACAGCAGGCGGTGCCCGCTCTATCGGACGACAGCGTGGTGGTGGTCTTGTCGGGCGATGTGCCTTTGACCCAGGCCGATACCTTGTTCCATCTCATCAAGGCCAGCGGGGGCCATCAGCTTGCTCTCTTAACGCTGGAGCAAGCGGACCCCACGGGCTACGGCCGCATTGTGCGTGCCCAAGCTTCGGCAGACGCCGATGGCGCGGTGCAAGCCATTGTGGAACACAAAGACGCCACACCCGAGCAACGCCGCATTACCGAGATTTACAGCGGCATCATGGCCGTGCCCGCTGCGCAGCTCAAACGCTGGTTAGCCCGCTTGGACAACAAAAATGCCCAAGCCGAGTACTACCTGACCGATATCGTGAAGTTCGCCGTGGCCGATGGCGTGCCCGTGGTGGGCTACAAAATTACCGACGCGGTGCAAGTCGCTGGGGTCAATAGCCCGGTGCAACTGGCCGAGTTGGAGCGTGCCTACCAACTGCAACAAGCCCACCGCCTGATGGAAGAGGGCGTGCGCTTGGCAGACCCGGCCCGGCTGGATGTGCGTGGCGACCTGCTGTGCGCCCACGATGTAAGCATTGATGTGAACTGCGTGTTTGAAGGCCAAGTGAGCTTGGGTGAAGGCGTGTCCATTGGTGCCAACTGTGTAATTGCCAACGCGGTGATCGAGGCCGGTGCCGTTATTCACCCCTTTACCCATATCGATGGTGAAAAGCTGGGGGTGACCGTGGGCGCTGGCGCGCTGATTGGCCCCTTTGCCCGTCTGCGCCCCGGCGCGCGCTTAGGGGCCGAAGTGCACATCGGCAACTTTGTGGAAGTCAAAAATTCCACCTTGGCCAAGGGTGCCAAAGCCAACCATTTGGCCTACTTGGGCGATGCGACCGTGGGAGAGCGCGTTAACTTTGGTGCGGGTGCCATTACCGCCAACTACGACGGCTCTAACAAGCACCGCACCGTCATCGAAGCGGACGTGCATGTGGGCAGCAACAGCGTGCTCGTGGCGCCCCTCACCTTGGGTGCTGGCGGCACGGTGGGCGGGGGCTCTACGGTAACCAAAGACACCCCGGCAGGCGCCTTAACGGTGGCTCGCGGCAAGCAAGTCAGCATTGCTGACTGGGCCAGACCCCAAAAAATAGCACGCTAA
- a CDS encoding DUF6279 family lipoprotein, with product MPLLFRWFAIICAVFIALTLSGCSAVRLGYNNAPTLAYWWLDGYFDFSTAQSNAMRAELVALQDWHRKEELPLLADLLKNLQAAAPNPVNPEQICAVYSYVQTRVLATSDRLVPAFAALSTNLQPAQLDHMARTFEKRNKQWREEWLEGSKAERTDLRTKKLQERAEAFYGRLDATQVALLRNQVNNSDFDPSLNYREMLRRQQDTLQTLRDLRNSNATEAQGQADIRAMLARALNSPDPAFRAYLATITAQSCAALAAVHNSTSANQRQRLAQTLQDYETDARVLMQRP from the coding sequence ATGCCCCTGTTGTTTCGTTGGTTCGCCATTATCTGCGCAGTCTTTATCGCCCTCACGCTCAGCGGCTGCAGTGCCGTGCGTTTGGGCTATAACAACGCGCCCACCCTTGCTTACTGGTGGCTCGATGGCTACTTTGACTTCAGCACCGCCCAAAGCAATGCCATGCGCGCAGAGCTGGTGGCGCTGCAAGACTGGCACCGCAAAGAAGAGTTGCCGCTGCTTGCAGATCTGCTGAAAAACCTGCAAGCCGCTGCCCCCAACCCCGTGAACCCAGAACAAATATGCGCCGTCTATAGCTATGTGCAGACACGCGTGTTAGCGACCAGCGACCGTTTGGTGCCAGCGTTCGCCGCCCTCAGCACCAATTTGCAGCCCGCACAGTTGGACCACATGGCGCGCACCTTTGAAAAACGCAACAAACAGTGGCGAGAAGAGTGGCTGGAAGGTAGCAAGGCCGAACGCACCGACCTGCGTACCAAAAAGCTCCAAGAACGGGCGGAAGCGTTCTATGGGCGCCTAGATGCCACCCAAGTCGCCTTGTTGCGCAACCAGGTCAACAACTCAGACTTTGACCCTAGCCTGAACTACCGTGAAATGCTGCGACGCCAGCAAGACACACTACAAACCTTGCGTGACTTGCGCAACAGCAACGCCACAGAAGCACAGGGTCAAGCTGATATTCGCGCCATGTTGGCGCGCGCTTTGAACTCCCCAGACCCGGCGTTCCGCGCTTACTTGGCCACCATTACTGCGCAGAGTTGCGCCGCGCTGGCGGCAGTGCACAACAGCACTTCGGCAAACCAACGCCAGCGCTTGGCCCAAACCCTGCAAGACTACGAAACCGACGCCCGCGTCTTGATGCAGCGGCCCTAA
- a CDS encoding TfoX/Sxy family protein: MATIPSDFADYCCELLSPIGPCRAKRMFGGWGIAIDGMTIAILANLGQGDTLWLKADVQSQALFEAEGCARFTYEADGKTRGMNYYSAPADAMESPALMQPWARLALQAAVAAHANKKPAVKKTAVKQAGVAKPSAAKPAKLPRSR; this comes from the coding sequence ATGGCCACCATTCCCAGTGACTTTGCCGACTACTGCTGTGAACTGCTGAGCCCCATCGGCCCGTGCCGGGCGAAGCGGATGTTTGGAGGCTGGGGAATTGCCATCGACGGCATGACCATCGCCATTCTGGCCAACTTGGGCCAAGGGGACACCTTGTGGCTTAAAGCCGATGTTCAAAGCCAAGCCTTGTTTGAAGCTGAGGGCTGCGCCCGCTTTACCTATGAAGCCGACGGGAAGACCAGGGGCATGAACTACTACAGTGCCCCCGCCGATGCGATGGAGTCACCCGCGCTCATGCAGCCATGGGCCCGCTTGGCCCTACAAGCAGCGGTGGCCGCGCATGCCAACAAAAAACCTGCGGTGAAAAAGACCGCTGTCAAACAGGCCGGTGTGGCCAAGCCGTCAGCCGCTAAACCGGCCAAACTACCCCGTAGTCGTTAA
- a CDS encoding 5-formyltetrahydrofolate cyclo-ligase: MNNSDDKQAAEKKALRKALLAQRLEMPDRLQRADMLQQVMRIWLVGRPDTVIGAYWPIKGEFDPLPALHRWKEDGELIDQPQPRRIGLPVVNREHKTMTFHAWYPGCPMEEDAYGIPKPKDTELIVPTLLFAPCVGYGPGGYRLGYGGGFYDRMLATLSPKPFTVGLGYGVGYVPDLEPEPHDVPLDAILNDYGVVWPV; this comes from the coding sequence ATGAACAACTCAGACGATAAGCAAGCGGCGGAAAAAAAGGCACTTCGTAAGGCTTTGTTAGCTCAACGTTTGGAGATGCCGGATCGGCTACAGCGCGCCGACATGTTGCAGCAAGTCATGCGCATTTGGCTGGTAGGACGCCCCGATACCGTCATCGGTGCCTACTGGCCCATTAAAGGCGAGTTTGACCCCTTGCCGGCTTTGCACCGTTGGAAAGAAGACGGTGAGTTGATTGACCAGCCACAACCCCGGCGCATTGGTCTGCCCGTGGTCAACCGTGAGCACAAGACCATGACCTTTCATGCCTGGTACCCTGGCTGCCCCATGGAAGAAGACGCCTATGGCATTCCCAAACCCAAGGACACGGAGCTCATTGTTCCCACCTTGTTGTTCGCCCCCTGTGTCGGCTATGGTCCCGGGGGCTACCGACTGGGCTACGGCGGTGGGTTTTACGACCGCATGTTGGCGACTCTGAGCCCCAAACCCTTTACGGTGGGCTTGGGCTATGGGGTGGGCTATGTGCCGGACCTAGAGCCAGAGCCGCATGACGTGCCGCTGGACGCAATTCTTAACGACTACGGGGTAGTTTGGCCGGTTTAG
- a CDS encoding lytic transglycosylase domain-containing protein, whose translation MQFSAILTSIALLGATLSPSISSALAQGRDNTLADQAVMDMAQAYKQRDKRKLAALLPQARGSLLEPWAAYWEISARLDEAPVREIQEFMTRYSGSYQEDKLRNEWLLKMGRDRDWASFNREYPKFRMNDDRSVRCYGLLADYLSSGTDIKSQVQSTWLSLKDADEGCASAAEQLLKDHSVMAQVAWVRARLGMENDRLRVATQAVGLLNPSWVKTVNAIYLNPGKYLNDKLTALRPQTRELVSLALIRQAYLDPEEAAVEVEKLRWRAQLTKEERSWIYGVIGKRAAQKLSNDAPNYFAKAQVQHLHEDHLAWMARAALRTGRWNQVTEAIAAMPDSLRQDPTWVYWRARALMIQAQTESARAESLRLLESIASPRGFYEQLALEELGQRITTPPRPEPLTSEEREAARQNQGLARALYAIQIGMRSEGVREWNYSTNLHVRGGLDDRSMLAAADLACRAEVWDRCINSSERTKISTDQEQRFPMPFKAAVLARTKQIGLDPAFVYGLIRQESRFIMDAQSHVGASGLMQVMPATAKWTAKKIGLTDFRASDINDRDTNIAIGTGYLKLVLDNFGGSMPMAAAAYNAGPNRPRMWRGQDGAATLEGAIWAENVPFTETRDYVKKVLSNATNYAALITGQSQSLKARLGTVGPKESASPELGLDLP comes from the coding sequence ATGCAGTTTTCAGCCATTCTGACATCGATCGCCCTCCTTGGTGCGACGCTGTCCCCCTCGATTTCATCCGCCTTGGCCCAAGGCCGAGACAACACCCTCGCCGACCAAGCGGTGATGGACATGGCGCAGGCCTATAAACAACGTGACAAGCGCAAGCTTGCAGCGCTACTCCCCCAAGCACGGGGCTCTTTACTGGAACCCTGGGCCGCATATTGGGAGATTTCGGCACGCTTGGACGAAGCCCCTGTGCGCGAAATTCAAGAGTTCATGACACGCTACAGCGGTAGCTACCAAGAAGACAAGCTGCGCAATGAGTGGCTGCTCAAAATGGGGCGCGACCGCGACTGGGCCAGCTTTAACCGCGAGTACCCCAAGTTCCGCATGAACGACGACCGATCGGTGCGTTGCTATGGCTTACTTGCCGACTATTTGAGCTCGGGGACCGACATCAAATCGCAGGTGCAGTCCACCTGGCTGTCGCTAAAAGACGCCGATGAAGGTTGCGCCAGTGCCGCAGAACAGTTACTCAAAGACCACTCCGTGATGGCCCAAGTAGCCTGGGTGCGGGCACGTTTGGGTATGGAGAACGACCGCTTGCGCGTGGCCACCCAAGCCGTGGGTTTGCTCAACCCAAGTTGGGTCAAAACCGTCAACGCCATCTACCTAAACCCAGGCAAGTACCTCAACGACAAGCTCACCGCTTTGCGCCCGCAAACGCGGGAGTTGGTGTCTCTGGCCTTGATTCGCCAAGCCTATTTGGACCCCGAAGAAGCGGCAGTGGAAGTAGAAAAACTGCGCTGGCGCGCACAGCTGACCAAAGAAGAACGCAGCTGGATTTACGGTGTGATCGGCAAACGAGCAGCCCAAAAACTGTCGAATGACGCACCCAACTACTTTGCCAAGGCACAAGTGCAACACCTGCATGAGGACCACTTGGCATGGATGGCCCGTGCCGCGCTGCGCACCGGTCGCTGGAATCAGGTGACCGAAGCCATTGCGGCCATGCCAGACAGCCTGCGACAAGACCCAACGTGGGTCTACTGGCGTGCGCGCGCGCTGATGATTCAGGCCCAAACCGAGAGTGCACGTGCTGAGTCTTTGCGCCTGCTAGAGAGCATTGCCAGCCCTCGCGGGTTTTACGAGCAGCTAGCGCTCGAAGAGTTAGGCCAACGCATCACCACCCCACCCCGGCCTGAGCCACTCACGTCCGAAGAACGCGAGGCGGCCCGCCAAAACCAAGGGCTGGCCCGCGCCCTGTACGCCATCCAAATTGGCATGCGCTCTGAGGGAGTGCGAGAGTGGAACTACAGCACCAACCTGCATGTGCGCGGCGGTTTGGACGACCGCAGCATGCTGGCTGCCGCCGACTTGGCGTGCCGCGCCGAGGTCTGGGACCGCTGCATCAACTCCAGCGAGCGCACAAAGATAAGCACAGACCAAGAGCAGCGGTTTCCCATGCCGTTTAAGGCTGCTGTATTGGCGCGCACCAAGCAAATTGGCTTAGACCCCGCGTTTGTGTATGGGCTGATTCGCCAAGAAAGCCGCTTCATCATGGACGCGCAATCGCACGTCGGTGCCTCAGGCTTGATGCAAGTCATGCCCGCCACCGCCAAGTGGACCGCCAAAAAAATTGGCCTGACTGACTTCCGCGCCAGTGACATCAACGACCGCGACACCAATATTGCCATTGGCACGGGCTACCTCAAACTGGTGCTCGACAACTTTGGCGGCTCCATGCCTATGGCTGCTGCGGCCTACAACGCAGGCCCCAACCGCCCTCGCATGTGGCGAGGCCAAGACGGTGCGGCTACTTTAGAGGGCGCTATCTGGGCGGAAAACGTGCCGTTTACCGAGACCCGCGACTACGTCAAGAAAGTGCTGTCTAACGCCACCAACTATGCGGCCTTGATTACCGGGCAGTCCCAATCCCTCAAAGCGCGCTTGGGCACCGTGGGGCCCAAAGAATCCGCAAGCCCTGAGTTGGGCTTGGACCTCCCCTAA
- a CDS encoding glutathione S-transferase family protein, translating to MYHLFIGNKNYSSWSMRPWVLLTQAGIPFKEVMVRFDSFAPDSQFKATLQGLSPTGKVPLLVDEDLAVWDTLAIAEYIAEQHPDKQLWPKARTARAQARSVCAEMHSGFTALRGNCPMNIEADLADAGALIWRDKSGVRADVQRLVEMWSGLLEAYGGPMLFGEFSVADAYYAPVCMRLKTYGLPVPEAIAAYVARVCGLPGVQAWVEQARAEQDFLDFEEPYRMRP from the coding sequence ATGTACCACCTGTTTATTGGCAACAAAAACTATTCATCTTGGTCCATGCGACCTTGGGTCTTGCTGACCCAAGCGGGCATTCCCTTCAAAGAAGTGATGGTGCGCTTTGACTCCTTTGCGCCTGATTCCCAATTCAAAGCCACGCTCCAGGGTTTGAGCCCCACAGGCAAGGTGCCTCTCTTGGTGGATGAAGACTTGGCCGTTTGGGACACCTTGGCGATTGCGGAGTACATCGCCGAGCAACACCCCGACAAACAGCTGTGGCCCAAAGCTCGAACCGCCCGCGCCCAGGCCCGTAGCGTATGCGCCGAAATGCACAGCGGCTTTACGGCCTTGCGCGGCAACTGCCCGATGAACATCGAGGCCGACTTGGCCGATGCTGGTGCCCTCATCTGGCGTGACAAATCCGGTGTGCGTGCGGATGTGCAGCGTTTGGTCGAGATGTGGAGCGGATTGCTTGAGGCCTACGGCGGCCCGATGCTGTTCGGCGAGTTCAGCGTGGCCGATGCCTATTACGCGCCCGTTTGCATGCGGCTGAAAACCTACGGCCTACCGGTGCCAGAAGCCATTGCCGCATATGTGGCGCGGGTCTGTGGCTTGCCCGGCGTGCAGGCATGGGTAGAGCAAGCGCGCGCAGAGCAAGACTTTTTGGACTTTGAAGAACCCTACCGCATGAGGCCCTGA
- a CDS encoding multifunctional CCA addition/repair protein produces the protein MDICLVGGAVRDALMGQPVQDRDWVVVGASTQALLDLGFIAVGRDFPVFLHPKTREEYALARTERKTAPGYQGFAVHAAPDVTLEEDLARRDLTINSIAVRAYPTGDNGQFTLNSTSKTSTKALGSPADWLHEGRLVDPYGGQRDIAAKVLRHVTPAFREDPVRILRVARFAARYADFSVAPETLALMQEMVDGGEVDHLVPERVWQELAKGLMEGKPSRMFEVLRACGALAKLMPALNRLWGVPQSPEHHPEVDTGIHVMLVLDMAAHVGASLAVRFACLTHDLGKGTTPTDVLPRHIAHEARSVRLLEALCPALRVPLDCSELAIVVAREHGNIHRSGSLDAAAIVRLLERCDAFRKPVRFAEVLLACECDARGRLGHQDKPYPQAGRLAKALQDAQSIATNVVAAHAQSMGATGPKIGQFIHAARVQAVSAGL, from the coding sequence GTGGACATTTGCTTGGTTGGCGGTGCCGTGCGCGACGCACTCATGGGCCAACCCGTCCAAGACCGGGACTGGGTGGTGGTGGGTGCCAGCACCCAAGCGTTGCTGGACCTTGGGTTTATTGCGGTGGGTCGAGACTTTCCTGTGTTTTTGCACCCCAAGACGCGCGAAGAATATGCTTTGGCCCGTACAGAGCGCAAAACCGCACCCGGCTACCAAGGCTTTGCGGTCCATGCAGCCCCGGATGTCACACTAGAAGAAGACTTGGCCCGGCGCGACCTCACTATCAATTCAATAGCTGTACGCGCTTATCCGACAGGCGATAACGGCCAATTTACCCTCAATAGCACATCTAAAACAAGTACCAAAGCCTTAGGTAGCCCTGCAGATTGGCTGCACGAAGGCCGCCTGGTAGACCCCTATGGTGGCCAACGCGACATTGCCGCCAAAGTGCTGCGCCATGTCACTCCCGCGTTTCGAGAAGACCCGGTACGCATCTTGCGCGTGGCCCGGTTTGCTGCGCGCTATGCCGACTTTTCGGTGGCCCCCGAAACATTGGCCTTGATGCAAGAGATGGTAGACGGCGGTGAAGTGGACCACTTGGTGCCTGAGCGGGTATGGCAAGAACTGGCCAAAGGGCTGATGGAGGGCAAACCCTCCCGCATGTTTGAGGTTTTGCGTGCTTGCGGTGCCCTTGCCAAACTGATGCCCGCCCTCAATCGGCTCTGGGGCGTGCCACAAAGCCCCGAGCACCACCCCGAAGTGGATACCGGCATCCATGTAATGCTGGTACTGGACATGGCCGCACACGTGGGGGCCAGCTTGGCCGTGCGCTTTGCCTGCCTCACGCATGACCTGGGCAAGGGCACCACGCCTACCGATGTGCTGCCCCGCCATATCGCCCACGAAGCGCGCAGTGTGCGCCTGTTAGAAGCCTTGTGCCCGGCCTTGCGCGTACCCCTGGACTGCAGTGAACTGGCGATCGTGGTCGCACGCGAGCACGGCAACATCCACCGCAGTGGGAGCTTAGATGCAGCTGCCATCGTGCGCCTGTTGGAGCGTTGCGACGCGTTTCGCAAACCCGTCCGCTTTGCGGAGGTGCTGCTCGCCTGCGAATGTGATGCACGGGGTCGCCTGGGGCACCAAGACAAGCCCTACCCGCAGGCAGGCCGGCTTGCAAAAGCCCTGCAAGATGCACAATCAATTGCTACCAATGTAGTAGCAGCTCACGCCCAATCCATGGGTGCCACTGGCCCAAAGATAGGCCAATTCATCCATGCTGCGCGCGTGCAAGCGGTGTCAGCAGGCCTGTAG